From one Xiphophorus hellerii strain 12219 chromosome 18, Xiphophorus_hellerii-4.1, whole genome shotgun sequence genomic stretch:
- the zgc:154093 gene encoding cdc42 effector protein 2 → MPAKTPIYLKTTTPKKGKRLRLRDVLSGDMISPPLGDVRHSAHVGPEGEGDMFGDVGFLQGKMDMLPGHGHARSHSVDQAATQEPRSFAYNGCHYQQASNGLLKSTVSMPVCVAHEQAPPKPPRLHLDQQPGEPGDAQPEVCEASAVRGLVPSSGSFSEASSEDSVSETCGPPDVRRGLSLDSDAGLSNEDLSSERSDSPCPVPGLQPADSLARLDLDLDLGPSILEDVLSIMDRYKAEDDRCEL, encoded by the coding sequence atgccAGCAAAGACACCAATCTACCTAAAAACTACAACCCCAAAGAAAGGGAAGAGGCTGCGGCTGCGTGACGTCCTGTCGGGGGACATGATCAGCCCCCCGCTGGGCGACGTGCGCCACAGCGCGCACGTGGGACCGGAAGGCGAGGGGGACATGTTTGGAGACGTGGGTTTCCTCCAGGGGAAGATGGACATGCTTCCGGGCCATGGCCACGCCCGCTCGCACAGCGTGGACCAGGCCGCCACGCAGGAGCCCCGCAGCTTCGCCTACAACGGCTGCCACTACCAGCAGGCCTCCAACGGGCTGCTGAAGAGCACCGTGTCCATGCCAGTGTGCGTCGCCCACGAGCAGGCCCCGCCCAAGCCGCCGCGGCTCCACCTGGACCAGCAACCAGGTGAGCCGGGTGACGCTCAGCCGGAAGTTTGTGAAGCGTCCGCCGTGCGCGGGCTCGTCCCATCATCCGGGTCCTTCTCGGAGGCGTCGTCGGAGGACTCCGTGTCGGAGACGTGTGGACCCCCGGATGTCCGCCGCGGCCTCAGCCTGGACTCGGACGCCGGGTTGAGCAACGAGGATCTGAGCAGCGAGCGCAGTGACTCGCCATGCCCGGTGCCGGGCCTCCAGCCGGCCGACTCCCTGGCCAggctggacctggacctggacctgggcCCGTCCATCCTGGAGGACGTGCTGAGCATCATGGACCGCTATAAGGCCGAGGACGACCGCTGCGAGCTGTGA
- the ercc2 gene encoding general transcription and DNA repair factor IIH helicase subunit XPD, protein MKLNIEGLLVYFPYDYIYPEQYSYMLELKRTLDAKGHGVLEMPSGTGKTISLLSLIVAYQRAFPLDVTKLIYCSRTVPEIEKVVEELRKLMEFYAKETGEVNNFLALSLSSRKNLCIHPEVSSLRFGKEVDGKCHSLTASYIRAQRHSNPNQPVCRFYEEFDAVGRQVPLPAGIYNLDDLKDFGRRKGWCPYYLARYAILHANIVVYSYHYLLDPKIADLVSKELAKKSVVVFDEAHNIDNVCIDSMSVNITRRTLDRCQNNVDTLQNTIHKIKETDAAKLREEYRRLVEGLKEANVARETDIYLANPVLPDEVLQEAVPGSIRTAEHFVGFLRRFLEYLKARLRVQHVVQESAPQFLKDIFDKVCIDRKPLRFCAERLQSLLRTLEIADIADFSAVTLISNFATLVSTYSQGFTIIIEPFEDRTPTIANPVLHFSCMDPSIAIKPVFQRFQSVIITSGTLSPLDIYPRILDFRPVTMASFTMTLARTCLCPLIVGRGNDQVALSSKFETREDFAVIRNYGNLLLEMSAVVPDGIVAFFTSYVYMENIVASWYEQGILENIQKNKLIFIETQDAAETSMALEKYQEACENGRGAILLSVARGKVSEGIDFVHHFGRAVIMFGVPYVYTQSRILKARLEYLRDQFQIRENDFLTFDAMRHAAQCVGRAIRGKTDYGLMIFADKRYARSDKRGKLPRWIQEHINDGSLNLTVDEAVQLSKHFLRQMAQPFRQEDQLGLSLLTLEQLQSEEMLQKISQMAHQT, encoded by the exons ATGAA GCTGAACATCGAGGGTCTGCTGGTCTATTTTCCGTATGATTACATCTATCCGGAGCAGTACTCTTACATGCTGGAGCTTAAGAGGACCTTGGATGCAAAA GGTCATGGAGTCCTGGAGATGCCGTCAGGAACAGGGAAGACCATctctctgctgtctctcatCGTCGCCTACCAGAGG GCGTTTCCGCTGGACGTGACCAAGTTGATTTACTGCTCCAGAACAGTTCCTGAAATTGAGAAA GTTGTGGAGGAACTCAGGAAGCTGATGGAGTTTTATGCCAAAGAAACGGGAGAAGTGAACAACTTCCTGGCTCTGTCTCTGTCCTCCAGGAAGAACCTCTGCATCCACCCAGAG GTCAGCTCTCTGCGTTTTGGGAAGGAGGTGGACGGGAAGTGCCACAGTCTGACGGCGTCCTACATCCGCGCTCAACGCCACAGCAATCCCAACCAGCCTGTCTGTCGCTTCTATGAG GAATTTGACGCGGTTGGACGACAGGTTCCTCTTCCTGCCGGCATCTACAACCTGGACGACCTGAAGGACTTTGGCAGGAGGAAAGGCTGGTGTCCGTACTATCTGGCTCGCTACGCG attCTTCATGCCAACATCGTTGTGTACAGCTACCACTACCTGCTGGACCCAAAGATAGCCGACCTGGTGTCCAAGGAGCTGGCCAAGAAGTCGGTGGTGGTTTTTGATGAGGCCCATAACATCG ACAACGTGTGCATCGACTCCATGAGTGTGAATATAACTCGGCGAACGCTGGACCGCTGCCAGAACAACGTAGACACGCTGCAAAACACGATACACAA gatAAAGGAGACGGATGCTGCCAAGCTGAGGGAGGAGTACAGACGATTGGTGGAGGGGCTGAAGGAAGCCAACGTTGCCAGGGAAACGGACATCTACCTGGCAAACCCAGTGCTACCTGACGAGGTCCTGCAAG AGGCCGTTCCCGGTTCGATCCGTACGGCCGAACACTTTGTCGGCTTCCTGCGGCGTTTCCTGGAGTACCTGAAGGCCCGCCTGCGGGTGCAGCACGTCGTCCAGGAGAGCGCCCCGCAGTTCTTAAAAGATATCTTCGACAAAGTCTGCATTGACAGAAAACCTCTCAG GTTCTGTGCGGAGAGGCTGCAGTCGTTGCTGCGAACTCTGGAGATCGCAGACATCGCAGATTTTTCGGCCGTTACGCTCATCTCCAACTTTGCAACTCTTGTCAGCACCTACAGCCAAG GTTTTACCATCATCATCGAACCTTTTGAGGACAGAACTCCAACCATCGCCAACCCTGTGCTGCATTTTAG CTGCATGGACCCGTCTATAGCCATCAAACCTGTTTTTCAGAGGTTCCAGTCGGTCATCATCACCTCAGGG ACTCTCTCTCCGTTGGACATCTACCCCCGCATCCTCGACTTTCGACCCGTTACCATGGCGTCCTTCACTATGACGCTTGCACGAACCTGCCTCTGTCCTCTG atTGTCGGCCGAGGGAATGACCAGGTGGCTCTGAGCTCAAAGTTCGAGACGAGAGAGGATTTCG CCGTGATCCGTAACTATGGCAACCTCCTCCTGGAGATGTCGGCGGTCGTTCCAGATGGGATCGTTGCTTTTTTCACCAGCTACGTCTACATGGAGAACATCGTGGCGTCTTGGTACGAACAG GGGATCCTGGAGAACATCCAGAAAAACAAGCTGATCTTCATCGAGACGCAGGACGCGGCGGAAACCAGCATGGCTCTGGAAAAGTACCAGGAG GCGTGTGAGAACGGCCGAGGAGCCATCCTCCTCTCTGTGGCCCGAGGGAAGGTTTCTGAAGGAATAGACTTCG TTCACCATTTTGGCAGAGCGGTTATCATGTTTGGAGTCCCGTATGTTTACACTCAGAGCCGCATCCTGAAG GCTCGGCTGGAGTATCTGCGGGATCAGTTTCAGATCAGAGAGAACGACTTCCTGACGTTCGACGCCATGCGTCACGCCGCTCAGTGCGTCGGCAGAGCCATCAGAGGCAAGACGGACTACGGCCTCATGATCTTTGCTGACAAG AGATACGCTCGATCAGACAAACGTGGGAAACTTCCTCGCTGGATTCAGGAGCACATCAACGACGGCAGCCTGAACCTCACTGTGGACGAAGCCGTCCAGCTGTCCAAGCACTTCCTGCGTCAGATGGCTCAGCCGTTCAGACAG